The Bacteroidia bacterium genome includes a region encoding these proteins:
- the rplX gene encoding 50S ribosomal protein L24: MPKKFNIKKGDTVIVLTGDSKGQQGRVLSVNKEKDTAIVEGVNLISKHTKPNAKSPQGGILKKEASIHISNLMLVDPSSGKPTRVGRKLNDKNKLVRFAKKSGEEIK, translated from the coding sequence ATGCCAAAGAAATTTAATATTAAAAAAGGGGATACGGTAATAGTTCTTACCGGTGATTCTAAAGGACAGCAGGGCCGCGTATTAAGTGTAAATAAAGAAAAAGATACCGCAATCGTTGAAGGCGTAAATCTTATTTCTAAACACACAAAACCAAATGCTAAAAGTCCACAGGGTGGAATTCTTAAAAAAGAAGCATCTATTCATATTTCAAACTTAATGTTAGTGGATCCTTCATCAGGTAAACCAACAAGAGTAGGACGCAAATTGAATGATAAAAACAAACTTGTGCGTTTTGCCAAAAAATCAGGAGAGGAGATTAAATAA
- the rplN gene encoding 50S ribosomal protein L14: MIQQESRLTVADNSGAKEVLCIRVLGGTGRRYASVGDKIIVSIKTAIPSSDAKKGTVSKAVIVRTSKEIRRTDGSYIRFDDNAVVLLTESDELRGTRIFGPVARELREKQYMKIVSLAPEVL; encoded by the coding sequence ATGATACAGCAAGAATCAAGATTAACCGTAGCCGATAACAGCGGAGCAAAGGAAGTACTTTGTATTCGCGTACTAGGCGGTACAGGAAGAAGATACGCTTCTGTAGGAGACAAAATAATTGTTTCTATTAAAACTGCTATTCCTTCATCTGATGCTAAAAAAGGAACAGTTTCTAAAGCAGTTATAGTAAGAACAAGTAAGGAAATTAGAAGAACTGATGGATCTTATATTCGTTTTGACGATAACGCAGTAGTTCTTTTAACCGAATCAGATGAACTTAGAGGTACTCGTATCTTTGGTCCGGTTGCAAGAGAATTACGCGAAAAACAATATATGAAAATTGTTTCACTGGCTCCTGAAGTGTTATAA
- the rpsQ gene encoding 30S ribosomal protein S17 has product METRNFRKERVGVVVSSKMEKSIVVAEKRKVKHPKYGKFINKTSKYYVHDEKNESNVGDKVRIMETRPLSKNKCWRLVEIIERAK; this is encoded by the coding sequence ATGGAAACGAGAAATTTTAGAAAAGAACGCGTTGGGGTTGTTGTAAGCAGCAAGATGGAAAAATCTATCGTGGTTGCCGAAAAAAGAAAAGTAAAACACCCTAAGTACGGAAAGTTTATTAATAAAACTTCCAAATACTACGTTCACGACGAGAAAAACGAAAGTAACGTTGGCGATAAAGTACGTATTATGGAAACACGCCCTCTAAGCAAAAATAAATGTTGGAGATTAGTGGAAATAATTGAAAGAGCTAAATAA
- the rpmC gene encoding 50S ribosomal protein L29 yields MKTAEIKDLSTKELKERIEDEKSMLVKMKLNHHISPLDNPLKIKRTRRLIATMVTELRSREIKEQNK; encoded by the coding sequence ATGAAAACTGCTGAAATAAAAGATTTATCCACTAAGGAACTTAAAGAGCGTATCGAAGACGAAAAAAGTATGCTCGTTAAAATGAAATTGAATCATCATATTTCACCATTGGATAATCCATTAAAAATAAAAAGAACCAGGAGATTAATAGCTACTATGGTTACCGAACTCCGTTCAAGAGAAATTAAAGAACAAAATAAATAG
- the rplP gene encoding 50S ribosomal protein L16, which yields MLQPKKTKFRRQQKGRMKGNAQRGNQLAFGSFGIKTLEKEWITSRQIEAARQAVTRYMKREGQIWIRIFPDKPITKKPAEVRMGKGKGAPEGFVAPITPGRIIIEVEGVSLEIAREACRLAAQKLPVATKFIVRRDFVENTI from the coding sequence ATGTTACAGCCGAAAAAAACCAAATTCAGAAGGCAGCAAAAAGGCCGCATGAAAGGAAATGCACAGCGTGGAAACCAGCTAGCATTTGGCTCTTTTGGTATTAAAACCTTAGAGAAAGAATGGATCACCAGCCGTCAGATCGAAGCTGCACGTCAGGCCGTTACACGTTATATGAAACGTGAAGGTCAAATTTGGATCAGAATATTTCCCGATAAACCTATAACTAAAAAACCTGCCGAAGTACGTATGGGTAAAGGAAAAGGAGCACCAGAAGGTTTTGTTGCACCTATTACTCCTGGCAGAATAATTATTGAAGTTGAAGGCGTTTCATTAGAAATTGCTCGTGAAGCATGTCGCCTTGCAGCTCAAAAATTACCAGTAGCTACTAAGTTTATTGTAAGAAGAGATTTTGTCGAAAACACTATTTAA
- the rpsC gene encoding 30S ribosomal protein S3 yields MGNKVNPISNRLGIINGWDSNWFGGRNFGDKLVEDNRIRKYLNARLAKASVSKIIIERTLKLITITVNTARPGIIIGKGGQEVDKLKEELKKITSKEVQINIFEIKRPELDAMLVASNVARQIEGKIAHRRAVKMAIASAMRMGAEGIKVGIAGRINGAEMARSETYKEGRIPLHTFRADIDYALGEALTKVGKIGVKVWICKGEVYGKRDLSPNIEAKTSKAKPKGFAKRRRN; encoded by the coding sequence ATGGGAAATAAAGTTAATCCAATCAGCAATAGATTAGGAATCATCAACGGATGGGATTCAAATTGGTTTGGTGGACGCAATTTTGGCGATAAGCTTGTTGAAGATAACAGAATCAGAAAGTATTTGAACGCACGTCTTGCAAAAGCTAGTGTTTCAAAAATTATTATAGAGCGTACTTTAAAGCTTATAACTATAACTGTTAACACTGCTCGTCCAGGTATTATTATCGGAAAAGGTGGTCAGGAAGTTGATAAGCTAAAAGAAGAATTAAAGAAAATTACCAGCAAAGAGGTTCAGATTAATATCTTTGAAATTAAGAGACCAGAACTTGATGCTATGTTAGTAGCAAGTAATGTTGCTCGTCAGATTGAAGGAAAAATTGCACATCGCCGTGCTGTAAAAATGGCAATAGCATCTGCAATGAGAATGGGAGCTGAAGGAATTAAAGTTGGAATCGCTGGTAGAATTAACGGAGCTGAAATGGCTCGTAGTGAAACTTATAAAGAAGGAAGAATACCTTTACATACATTCCGTGCTGACATTGATTATGCATTAGGTGAAGCATTAACAAAAGTTGGTAAAATCGGAGTTAAAGTTTGGATATGTAAAGGTGAAGTTTACGGTAAACGTGATCTTAGTCCAAATATCGAAGCTAAAACTTCAAAAGCAAAACCAAAAGGATTTGCAAAAAGAAGAAGAAACTAA
- the rplV gene encoding 50S ribosomal protein L22 yields MGARKRLSADKLKEEKKQIAFAYLHNCPTSPRKMRLVADMVRGVEVKKALDMLKFSAKQPSDTLEKLLLSAIANWTNKNQGVRIEDSNLFVKEVFVDSAVALKRLRPAPQGRANRIRKRSNHVTLILGTNINETQNQEA; encoded by the coding sequence ATGGGTGCCAGAAAAAGACTTAGTGCCGATAAGTTAAAAGAAGAAAAAAAGCAAATAGCATTTGCTTACCTTCACAATTGCCCAACCTCACCTCGTAAAATGCGTTTGGTTGCTGACATGGTTAGAGGTGTAGAAGTAAAGAAAGCTTTAGATATGCTAAAATTTTCTGCAAAACAGCCTTCAGATACACTTGAAAAACTTTTACTTTCTGCAATAGCAAATTGGACAAATAAAAATCAGGGTGTTCGTATCGAAGACAGCAATTTATTTGTTAAAGAAGTATTTGTTGATTCAGCTGTTGCATTAAAAAGACTTCGTCCTGCGCCACAAGGCAGAGCAAACAGAATTCGTAAAAGATCGAATCATGTTACTTTAATTTTAGGAACAAATATTAACGAAACTCAAAATCAAGAAGCTTAA
- the rpsS gene encoding 30S ribosomal protein S19: MSRSIKKGPYIHFKLESKVTKMIASGKRQPIKTWSRASVISPEFVGMTIAVHNGNKFIPVYVTENMVGHKLGEFSPTRTYRGHAGKK; the protein is encoded by the coding sequence ATGAGCCGATCCATAAAAAAGGGACCATATATTCACTTCAAACTCGAGAGTAAGGTGACAAAAATGATTGCTTCTGGCAAACGTCAGCCAATTAAAACTTGGTCAAGAGCATCTGTAATTTCACCAGAATTTGTTGGAATGACAATCGCAGTACATAATGGAAATAAATTTATTCCGGTATATGTAACTGAGAATATGGTTGGACATAAATTAGGAGAATTTTCACCTACCCGTACATACAGGGGTCATGCAGGTAAAAAATAA
- the rplB gene encoding 50S ribosomal protein L2, with protein MAVKKFKPVTPGQRRKVISSFEEITFSSPEKSLLSPVRNSGGRNNSGKMTMRYIGGGHKKKFRTIDFLRDKDGIPATVKSVEYDPNRSARIALVYYADGEKRYIIAPNGIKVGQTILSGKDAAPEIGNTLFLSDIPLGTSIHNIELYPSQGAAIARSAGCYATLTSREGRHAIIKMPSGETRKILVTCKATVGMTSNPDHFLEVSGKAGRSRWLGRRPRNRGVAMNPVDHPMGGGEGKASGGHPRSRKGIPAKGYKTRKPKNASNKLIIERRKK; from the coding sequence ATGGCCGTTAAAAAATTTAAACCTGTTACCCCGGGTCAGAGAAGAAAAGTAATAAGCTCATTCGAGGAAATTACATTTAGTTCCCCCGAAAAATCATTATTGTCACCAGTAAGAAATTCTGGCGGAAGAAATAATTCCGGTAAAATGACGATGCGTTATATTGGTGGTGGACATAAAAAGAAATTCCGTACTATCGATTTCTTAAGAGATAAAGACGGAATTCCTGCTACAGTAAAATCTGTAGAATACGATCCAAATCGCAGTGCTCGTATAGCATTAGTTTATTATGCTGATGGCGAAAAAAGATATATTATTGCTCCAAACGGAATTAAAGTTGGTCAAACAATTTTATCAGGAAAAGATGCAGCTCCAGAAATTGGAAATACACTTTTCTTATCAGATATTCCTTTAGGTACAAGTATTCATAATATCGAACTTTATCCTAGTCAGGGTGCTGCTATCGCTAGAAGCGCTGGTTGCTATGCAACTTTAACTTCACGTGAAGGTCGTCATGCAATTATTAAAATGCCTTCAGGTGAAACAAGAAAAATTCTTGTTACTTGTAAAGCTACTGTTGGTATGACATCTAATCCTGACCATTTCCTAGAAGTATCTGGAAAAGCAGGTCGCTCACGTTGGTTAGGTCGCAGACCAAGAAATCGTGGTGTTGCAATGAACCCAGTTGACCACCCAATGGGTGGAGGTGAAGGTAAGGCTTCTGGAGGTCATCCTCGTTCACGTAAAGGTATTCCAGCTAAAGGTTATAAAACCCGTAAGCCAAAGAATGCTTCAAATAAATTGATCATAGAACGTAGAAAAAAATAA
- the rplW gene encoding 50S ribosomal protein L23, producing the protein MDIIIRPIVTEKMNRQGDSLGKYGFMVSTVANKLQVKNAIEKLYSVNVASINTIKYSGKNKTRNTRSGLLRGKSSAFKKAIVTLAKGEKIDFYSNI; encoded by the coding sequence ATGGATATCATTATCAGGCCAATAGTAACAGAAAAGATGAATCGTCAGGGCGATTCACTTGGCAAGTACGGATTTATGGTTTCAACCGTTGCAAATAAACTTCAGGTTAAAAATGCAATCGAAAAACTATATAGCGTTAACGTTGCTTCTATTAATACTATAAAGTATAGTGGCAAAAATAAAACCCGAAATACACGTTCCGGTCTTTTACGCGGAAAGTCGAGTGCTTTTAAGAAAGCAATCGTTACATTGGCTAAAGGAGAAAAAATTGATTTTTACAGCAACATTTAA
- the rplD gene encoding 50S ribosomal protein L4 has translation MELSVLNITGKDSGRKVALNDAIFGIEPNDHAIYLDVKQFMANNRQGTHKSKQRAEIRGSSKKIKKQKGTGGARAGNIKSPTIVGGGRAFGPMPRDYSIKLNKKVKQLARKSALSTKAKNNNIIILEDFDFETPKTKSIVDLRKNLKIDDKKSLIVVADQKKNVYLSSRNLKDSKVISISELTTYEIVKASALVLVESSLAVLENNMLK, from the coding sequence ATGGAACTATCAGTATTAAATATAACCGGAAAAGATTCTGGCCGTAAGGTAGCCCTTAATGATGCCATTTTCGGAATCGAACCTAACGATCATGCTATTTATTTAGATGTGAAACAATTTATGGCAAATAATCGCCAGGGTACTCACAAATCTAAACAACGCGCTGAAATTCGTGGTAGCTCGAAAAAAATTAAAAAACAAAAAGGTACTGGCGGTGCACGTGCTGGTAATATTAAATCACCTACTATTGTTGGTGGTGGACGTGCTTTTGGACCAATGCCTCGCGATTACAGTATAAAGCTTAATAAAAAAGTTAAGCAACTAGCTCGAAAATCTGCGTTGTCAACCAAAGCAAAAAATAATAATATTATTATTTTGGAAGATTTTGATTTTGAGACACCTAAAACAAAGAGTATCGTTGATTTAAGAAAAAACTTAAAAATAGATGATAAAAAATCTTTAATAGTGGTAGCAGATCAAAAGAAAAACGTATATTTGTCATCTCGAAATTTAAAAGACTCTAAGGTCATAAGTATTTCAGAATTAACTACATACGAAATTGTTAAAGCTTCGGCTTTAGTTCTTGTAGAGAGTTCACTTGCGGTTTTAGAGAATAATATGCTTAAATAA
- the rplC gene encoding 50S ribosomal protein L3: MAGLIGKKIGMTSIFSAEGKNIPCTVLQVGPCVVTQVKTVEKDGYDAIQLAFDERKEKNTPKPLVGHFKKTGTTPKRIVREFKNFTFDVKAGDVITAEMYKEDNFVDVTGTSKGKGFQGVIKRHGFGGVGGTTHGQHNRLRAPGSLGASSFPSRVFKGMRMAGQTGSVKVKQMNLEIVKLIAEQNILVVKGSVPGSNGSYIIVEK; encoded by the coding sequence ATGGCCGGACTAATAGGTAAAAAAATCGGAATGACTTCGATTTTCAGCGCCGAGGGAAAAAATATTCCATGCACTGTTTTACAAGTTGGTCCCTGTGTAGTTACACAGGTGAAAACCGTAGAAAAAGACGGTTACGATGCTATTCAGTTAGCATTTGACGAAAGAAAAGAAAAGAATACCCCAAAACCTTTGGTGGGGCATTTCAAAAAAACCGGAACAACTCCTAAAAGAATTGTTCGCGAATTCAAAAATTTCACTTTTGACGTTAAAGCAGGTGATGTTATTACAGCTGAAATGTACAAAGAAGATAATTTTGTTGACGTAACCGGAACTTCAAAAGGAAAAGGATTTCAGGGCGTAATTAAACGTCATGGTTTTGGTGGTGTTGGCGGAACAACTCACGGACAACATAACAGATTAAGAGCTCCTGGATCACTTGGTGCAAGTTCATTCCCTTCACGCGTATTTAAAGGAATGCGTATGGCTGGACAAACTGGATCTGTAAAAGTGAAACAAATGAATCTTGAAATTGTAAAGCTTATTGCTGAACAAAATATTTTAGTTGTTAAAGGCTCGGTTCCCGGGTCAAATGGATCATATATAATTGTTGAGAAGTAA
- the rpsJ gene encoding 30S ribosomal protein S10, translated as MSQRIRIKLKSYDHNLVDKSAEKIVKTVKSTGAVVNGPIPLPTHKRVFTVLKSPFVNKKSREQFQMSSHKRLLDIYSSTSKTIDALMKLELPSGVEVEIKV; from the coding sequence ATGAGCCAAAGAATTAGAATAAAATTAAAATCTTATGATCACAACTTGGTTGACAAGTCAGCTGAGAAAATCGTAAAGACTGTTAAATCAACTGGCGCAGTTGTAAACGGACCAATACCTTTACCAACACACAAAAGAGTATTTACTGTTTTAAAATCGCCTTTTGTAAACAAAAAATCTAGAGAGCAATTTCAGATGAGTTCACACAAAAGATTATTGGATATTTATAGTTCTACATCCAAAACTATTGATGCTCTTATGAAACTAGAACTTCCTAGTGGTGTTGAAGTAGAAATTAAAGTGTAA
- the fusA gene encoding elongation factor G, with protein MAKDLKYTRNIGIMAHIDAGKTTTTERILYYTGINHRMGEVHEGSATMDWMVQEQERGITITSAATTTFWKYLDEDYKINIIDTPGHVDFTVEVERSLRVLDGAVAVFCAVGGVEPQSETVWRQATKYHVPRIAFVNKMDRPGADFYNVITQIQKKLKANPIPVQIPIGNEESFKGVIDLINNKAIVWNNESLGSTYETLPVPEEMNEIVEEWREFMLEKLAEHDDVILEKFLNDKTLITSEEIYNAIRKATIKMKIVPMFCGAAFKNKGIQCLLDGIIAYLPSPIDIGSVKGVDPKSEKAIERKPENDEPFSALAFKIATDSYVGRLTYLRVYSGVLKAGAMIYNVRTGKKERLTRLFQMHANKQLPKDEIEAGDICAAVGLKDVKTGDTLCDEHKAIVLETMVFPEPVIGVAVEPVSQADIDKLVLSLQKLSDEDPTFTVKIDENTGQTTINGMGELHLEILIDRLKREHNVQINQGVPMVAYKETLTTETEHHEIFKKQTGGKGKFAEITVKVGPADKGVSGLQFINELKGNNLPKEYILAVEKGFKMAMNNGPLAGYTLDNLKVVLTDAAFHPVDSDAVSFEIAANLSYRNACMSANPTLLEPIMNVEIVTPEEYMGDVMSDLNRRRGQILGMDNRLGARVVKAQVPLAEVFGYVTILRTITSGRASSSMEFFQYQKMPFELAAEIIKRVTGKQIFINQ; from the coding sequence ATGGCAAAAGATTTAAAATATACCAGAAACATTGGCATCATGGCTCACATTGATGCAGGTAAGACCACTACCACCGAGCGTATATTATATTATACAGGTATTAACCACAGAATGGGGGAAGTACATGAAGGTTCAGCTACTATGGACTGGATGGTACAAGAGCAGGAGAGAGGTATTACTATTACTTCTGCAGCTACAACAACCTTTTGGAAATACCTTGATGAAGATTACAAAATAAACATTATTGATACTCCCGGACACGTTGACTTTACCGTTGAGGTAGAAAGGTCACTTCGTGTTCTTGATGGCGCAGTAGCAGTTTTTTGTGCAGTTGGTGGTGTTGAACCACAATCCGAAACTGTTTGGCGTCAGGCTACAAAATATCATGTTCCCCGTATCGCATTTGTAAATAAAATGGATAGACCGGGAGCTGATTTTTATAATGTAATAACACAAATTCAGAAAAAACTTAAAGCAAATCCGATTCCGGTTCAAATTCCAATTGGAAACGAAGAAAGTTTTAAAGGTGTTATTGACCTTATTAATAATAAAGCTATCGTTTGGAATAACGAATCATTAGGTTCTACTTACGAAACTCTTCCTGTTCCTGAGGAAATGAATGAAATTGTTGAGGAATGGAGAGAATTTATGTTAGAAAAATTAGCAGAACACGATGATGTTATTTTAGAAAAATTTTTAAACGATAAAACTTTAATTACATCCGAAGAAATTTATAATGCAATTCGTAAGGCTACAATTAAAATGAAAATTGTACCGATGTTTTGCGGAGCTGCATTTAAAAATAAAGGAATTCAGTGCTTACTTGATGGCATCATTGCTTATTTACCAAGTCCGATTGATATTGGCAGCGTAAAAGGTGTTGATCCAAAATCTGAAAAAGCAATTGAAAGAAAACCTGAAAATGATGAACCATTTTCAGCATTGGCATTTAAAATAGCTACCGACTCTTATGTTGGTAGATTAACATATTTAAGAGTTTATTCCGGAGTTTTAAAAGCCGGAGCAATGATTTATAATGTTCGTACCGGAAAAAAAGAAAGACTTACAAGGCTTTTTCAGATGCATGCGAACAAACAATTACCAAAAGACGAAATTGAAGCAGGCGATATTTGTGCAGCAGTTGGATTAAAAGATGTAAAAACTGGAGATACTCTTTGTGACGAACATAAAGCAATAGTACTTGAAACTATGGTTTTTCCTGAACCTGTAATAGGCGTAGCAGTTGAGCCAGTAAGTCAGGCAGATATTGATAAATTAGTGCTTTCACTTCAGAAACTTTCCGACGAAGATCCAACTTTCACAGTAAAAATTGATGAGAATACCGGTCAAACTACAATTAACGGTATGGGTGAACTTCATTTGGAAATTTTGATTGACAGATTAAAAAGAGAACATAACGTTCAGATTAACCAGGGTGTTCCAATGGTTGCATATAAAGAAACATTGACAACTGAAACTGAACATCACGAAATATTTAAGAAACAAACAGGCGGAAAAGGAAAATTTGCAGAAATTACTGTAAAAGTTGGTCCTGCCGATAAAGGTGTTTCTGGATTACAATTTATTAATGAACTTAAAGGAAATAATCTTCCTAAAGAATATATTTTAGCAGTAGAAAAAGGATTTAAAATGGCCATGAATAATGGTCCGCTTGCAGGATATACATTGGATAATTTAAAAGTTGTGTTAACTGATGCAGCTTTTCATCCGGTAGATTCAGATGCAGTATCTTTTGAAATTGCAGCAAATTTATCATATCGTAATGCTTGTATGAGTGCAAATCCAACACTCCTAGAGCCCATTATGAATGTTGAAATAGTTACGCCAGAAGAATATATGGGCGATGTAATGAGCGATTTAAATCGTCGTCGTGGCCAGATTCTAGGAATGGATAACAGATTAGGAGCAAGAGTTGTAAAAGCTCAGGTTCCACTTGCAGAAGTTTTTGGATATGTTACAATTTTACGTACCATTACTTCTGGCAGAGCATCTTCTTCAATGGAGTTTTTTCAATATCAGAAAATGCCTTTTGAATTAGCTGCTGAAATTATTAAACGAGTTACAGGAAAGCAAATTTTCATTAATCAATAA
- the rpsG gene encoding 30S ribosomal protein S7, translated as MRKSRPKKRIILPDPKFNDVLVTRFVNDLMYEGKKSVALKSFYDAMDVVAKKTKESGLEPLEYWKRALENITPNVEVKSRRVGGATFQVPTEIRQDRKVAISIKNLIEFARKRSGRSMSEKLAAEIVAAYNSEGGAFKRKEDTHRMADANKAFSHFRF; from the coding sequence ATGAGAAAGTCGAGACCAAAAAAACGCATCATTCTGCCCGATCCTAAATTTAATGATGTACTGGTTACCAGGTTTGTAAATGACCTTATGTACGAAGGCAAAAAAAGCGTAGCGTTAAAATCATTTTATGATGCTATGGATGTGGTTGCTAAAAAAACTAAGGAATCTGGATTAGAACCTTTGGAATATTGGAAGAGAGCATTAGAAAATATTACTCCTAACGTTGAAGTAAAAAGCCGTAGAGTTGGTGGTGCTACATTTCAGGTACCAACCGAAATTCGTCAGGATCGTAAAGTTGCAATAAGCATTAAGAACTTAATCGAGTTCGCACGCAAACGCAGCGGAAGATCAATGAGCGAAAAACTCGCAGCAGAAATTGTTGCAGCTTATAATTCAGAAGGTGGAGCATTTAAAAGAAAAGAAGATACACATAGAATGGCAGACGCAAACAAAGCGTTCTCACATTTTCGCTTTTAA
- a CDS encoding 30S ribosomal protein S12, which yields MPTVEQLVRKGRKKIVEKSKSRALDSCPQRRGVCTRVYTTTPKKPNSAMRKVAKVRITNGQEVIAYIPGEGHNLQEHSIVLIRGGRVKDLPGVRYHIIRGALDTAGVEGRKQRRSKYGTKRPKVKK from the coding sequence ATGCCGACTGTAGAGCAATTGGTTAGAAAAGGACGAAAGAAAATCGTTGAAAAAAGTAAGTCAAGAGCACTTGATTCATGCCCGCAACGTCGTGGCGTTTGCACCCGTGTATACACAACAACCCCTAAAAAGCCTAACTCTGCTATGCGCAAAGTGGCTAAAGTACGTATTACAAACGGACAGGAAGTTATTGCTTATATTCCAGGTGAAGGTCATAACTTGCAAGAGCACTCAATAGTACTTATTCGTGGTGGTCGTGTAAAGGATTTACCGGGAGTACGTTATCATATTATTCGTGGAGCTTTAGATACAGCCGGAGTTGAAGGCCGTAAACAAAGAAGATCAAAATACGGAACAAAAAGACCAAAAGTTAAAAAATAA